A window from Limanda limanda chromosome 14, fLimLim1.1, whole genome shotgun sequence encodes these proteins:
- the neu3.1 gene encoding sialidase-3.1 produces the protein MGSTASKSGSVEELAKTTLFEKEPGGITYRIPALIYLRHSHTFLAFAEKRSSPCDQDAKVLVMRRGTRNEDGTLQWSPSQELSTAFLPSRRTMNPCPVYEKNGKMLFLFFICVWGNTTERRQILTGKNQARLCCVSSGDDGQTWSPAKDLTDSVVGDTIHKWATFAVGPGHGVQLENGRLIIPAYAYYISHRCFSIPIPFTVYPRALSIYSEDFGQTWHIGKMLQKKSCECEMAEIIDHEGRSHLYCNARHNGGHRCEALSENSGLYFDKPHTAPELVEPPTGCQGSVIGFPAPEFVPNDDAESKACGTSLLSPDTQTWLLFMHPTNKSRRRDMGVYLNRSPLHSSGWDRPRIFHRGPSGYSDLAYNGDKDQFSCLMECGKESELEQIAFMSFTLNDVMQTGGKKGKKLH, from the exons ATGGGGAGCACGGCGTCGAAGAGTGGCAGCGTGGAGGAGCTGGCCAAAACAACTTTGTTCGAGAAGGAGCCCGGTGGGATCACGTACCGGATCCCGGCTCTCATCTATCTGAGGCACAGTCACACCTTCCTCGCCTTTGCAGAGAAGAGGTCCTCCCCCTGTGATCAGGACGCCAAGGTTCTAGTGATGAGAAGAGGGACGCGGAACGAGGACGGGACCCTTCAG TGGTCCCCCAGTCAGGAGCTGTCCACAGCGTTTCTACCCAGCCGCCGCACCATGAACCCTTGCCCGGTGTATGAGAAGAACggcaaaatgttgtttttgttcttcatCTGCGTGTGGGGCAACACCACGGAGAGGAGGCAGATCCTCACAGGTAAGAACCAGGCCCGCCTCTGCTGTGTCAGCAGCGGTGATGACGGGCAAACCTGGAGTCCAGCGAAAGACTTGACAGACAGTGTGGTCGGAGACACTATCCACAAGTGGGCCACGTTCGCCGTGGGTCCGGGTCACGGGGTCCAGCTGGAGAACGGGCGGCTGATCATCCCGGCCTACGCCTACTACATCTCTCACAGATGCTTCTCCATCCCCATTCCTTTCACAGTGTACCCACGTGCACTGTCCATTTACAGCGAGGACTTTGGACAGACGTGGCATATCGGTAAGATGCTCCAAAAGAAGTCGTGCGAGTGCGAAATGGCCGAGATCATAGACCACGAGGGCAGGAGTCACCTTTACTGCAACGCCCGTCACAACGGCGGTCACAGGTGCGAGGCGCTGAGCGAGAACAGCGGCTTGTATTTTGACAAGCCCCACACGGCGCCCGAGCTCGTGGAGCCGCCTACGGGTTGTCAGGGCAGCGTCATCGGGTTCCCGGCTCCAGAGTTTGTCCCGAACGACGACGCCGAGAGCAAAGCGTGCGGCACGTCCCTCCTGTCGCCCGACACGCAAACCTGGCTCCTCTTCATGCATCCCACCAACAAGTCCAGGAGAAGGGACATGGGCGTGTATCTGAACCGGTCCCCCCTGCACTCGTCGGGGTGGGACCGGCCCAGGATCTTCCACAGGGGACCCAGCGGCTACTCGGACCTGGCGTACAACGGAGACAAGGACCAGTTCTCGTGCCTGATGGAGTGCGGCAAAGAGAGCGAACTCGAGCAGATTGCCTTCATGTCGTTCACCCTTAATGATGTCATGCAGACCGGTGGTAAGAAAGGAAAGAAGCTGCATTGA
- the xrra1 gene encoding X-ray radiation resistance-associated protein 1 translates to MTAASCKLEDGQRYATKCFPARSLLHRRKDGGGHWLVAYSKAEEQSYSHVHRRIKDTYKEHVNTAVTDAPHGHTLNGPFLLRLHCVNKPSELCTVHISEQELDSVKPEDLKMFDSVAYIDASVNLLSLGSFSSFVSLRELNLSVNRIHNMTFDASDFPHLQVLDLSYNSLSADDFVSAGRLPRLKVLHLTGNQLHHLPPDLVSTQLSAAEEDSQFKALEVLMLDDNKLSSGVFNSLRNLKRLKYLNLQGNRISEIPYVHPTGSLEPASISEKEPGEDEPAHTEPDPNKDESVKRISQENLEELCKGSSLPLPELQFLNLSDNKISEEEALMAAALFPMLREIDIHSNPLTTHRSGDPPLLTYYLQERLGITLKRKETRKAEKMPLKLSTDPKWKVEERIPKASKKHFLMDEETVKKTPECEGKNNEDGPFTGNTDFFVTQAADVSESDEKETTEHEDAAVPEKFLHCQTLMDAKPNPGVVEPVGIQTAVRMLEHTLKTLNVYGDSKPKSDSIQMPHREKERKIKDLPPLRPAKQPAERVDEMLKEIRESTTIRELALSDAIHGTRVNKQEHKEVISLLRDMETKYKMLHKKSIEQLASVESDRNKDLHEAPPPPGQTI, encoded by the exons ATGACTGCTGCGTCCTGTAAACTGGAGGACGGACAGAGATATGCGACCAAATGTTTCCCTGCTCGGTCACTGCTCCATAGAAGGAAGGACG GTGGTGGACACTGGCTGGTGGCTTACAGcaaagcagaggagcagagttaCAGTCACGTGCACAGACGGATTAAAGACACTTATAAAGAACATGTGAACACTGCAGTGACTGACGCTCCTCACGGTCACACGTTAAACGGACCGTTCCTC CTGCGGTTACATTGTGTGAATAAACCCTCTGAGCTGTGCACCGTTCACATCAGTGAACAGGAGCTGGATTCT GTGAAGCCTGAAGATCTCAAGATGTTCGATAGCGTAGCTTACATCGATGCCTCCGTCAACCTCCTGTCTTTAG GGTCTTTCAGCAGTTTCGTGTCTTTACGAGAACTCAATCTGTCTGTAAACAGGATTCACAACATGACGTTTGATGCCTCTGACTTCCCTCATCTCCAG GTTTTGGATTTGTCCTACAACAGTTTGTCAGCTGATGATTTTGTTTCCGCTGGACGTCTTCCTCGTCTTAAAGTGCTTCATCTGACTGGAAATCAGCTTCATCATCTTCCACCTGATCTGGTATCAACTCAGCT gtcagctgcagaagaagactcACAGTTCAAAGCTCTGGAAGTTCTGATGCTTGATGACAACAAACTTTCCTCTGGAGTCTTCAACAGTCTCAGAAACCTGAAAAG gttaaagtatttaaatctaCAGGGGAACCGCATTTCTGAAATCCCATACGTCCATCCAACGGGGTCTTTAGAACCTGCATCCATTTCTGAAAAGGAACCCGGGGAAGACGAACCTG CTCACACTGAGCCAGACCCTAACAAGGATGAATCTGTCAAGAGAATCTCGCAG GAAAACCTGGAGGAGCTCTGCAAGGGATCCAGTTTACCACTGCCAGAGCTTCAGTTCCTCAATTTATCTGACAACAAA ATTTCAGAGGAGGAAGCACTGATGGCAGCCGCTTTATTCCCCATGCTGCGTGAAATCGATATTCACTCCAACCCCCTGACCACACACAGAAGTG GAGATCCTCCCTTACTGACCTACTACCTCCAGGAGAGACTGGGGATAACACTTAAGCGTAAAGAGACACGCAAAGCTGAGAAGATGCCGTTGAAATTGTCCACTGATCCAAAATGGAAG GTGGAAGAAAGAATCCCAAAGGCGTCAAAGAAACACTTTCTGATGGACGAGGAAACTGTAAAGAAAACGCCGGAGTGTGAGGGGAAGAACAACGAAGACGGCCCCTTCACAGGAAACACTGACTTCTTTGTCACTCAG GCAGCAGACGTTTCTGAATCTGATGAAAAAGAGACGACAGAGCACGAGGACGCCGCCGTTCCTGAAAAATTCCTCCATTGCCAAACGTTGATGGACGCGAAACCAAACCCCGGTGTGGTGGAGCCCGTTG GAATTCAAACAGCTGTTCGGATGCtggaacacacactgaagactCTCAATGTTTACGGAGACTCAAAACCAAAATCTGATAGCATCCAGAtgccacacagagagaaagagagaaag ATAAAAGATCTTCCACCTCTGAGACCGGCGAAGCAGCCGGCAGAGAGGGTGGATGAAATGCTCAAGGAAATCAGAGAGAGTACAACGATAAGAGAACTCGCCCTGA GCGATGCCATACACGGCACACGTGTGAACAAGCAAGAACATAAGGAGGTTATATCCCTGCTGAGGGACATGGAGACAAAGTACAAGATGCTGCACAAGAAAAGCATTGAACAACTAGCCAGTGTTGAGtctgacagaaacaaagaccTTCATGAAGCTCCACCTCCGCCTGGTCAGACGATCTAA